The nucleotide window AGCACGGGTGTCGGGCGAGCCGTCGTCAGGGGCAACCGCTGCGGCGACGTCGTGTGCGCGGAGGTGAAGGTCCAGGCCACCGAGACCGACGTCGACAGGGTGTCCGGGGCGCCTCGGGTGGCGGACGCCTCCAGGCGGTAGCTGGCCTTCCCGGCGGGCACCGCGAACTCGGCCCACGCGCTGTCCGAGGTGCCGATCTCCTTACCGTCGCGCAGCAGCCGGAACCGCACCGGCTGGTCGTCGCGGCTCGCGGGGCGACCGGCCGCGTCGCCGAACAGGGGCACCGACGCGATCGAGATGGTGTCGCCGTCGCGGCCCGCGTACCCCAGGGGTGACAGGGTCGGGGCCTGGGTCACGGTGGGCCCGAACGGCGCCGCGTTCCAGGTCTGGGTGTACGTCCGCCCCGACGTAACTGTCGAATCCTGCGTCGTGGAGTTGTCGCCCTCGACGAACGTGGACGTCCAGACGATGCCGCCGTCGGTGTTGTAGTACTCGGTGCCCTTGAACGGCAGGTCGACAGGCGTGTTCGACCCGATCGGGCCCGAGCCTCCGGGCGCCGACGCGCGGTGGAACCGGGTGGCCGTCGTCGTCGTGGACTGGCTGCGGTAGGTCGTCTTGACCGTGGCCAGGTTCTTCGGTGACAGCTTCCTGGTCAGGCCGGTGAACATGTCGCCAGTGCCGACGTACGCCAGGTCATAGGTGTAGGGGCTGTTCCGGAAGGTGCGGTCCTTGCCCGGTCGCGCGAGCCCGACGCCCAGCGTGGCGGTGAACTCGGGTGCCGCGACGGCGGGCCCGATCCGACCGAAGAAGACGTCAGCGAAGGACACGCCGCTGAGTTGGACCCCCGGGTAGCGCATGCCGTCGTCCCAGTTGGCGCTCACGTTGATCGATATCGGCGCAGCGTCGTGCTGCGGCACTGTCAACGCGACAGGCTTGGCGCTACGGGCGTCGACCGCCTCGGTGACCGGGCCGCGGACGTCCAGGACCGGCTGTGCGAGCAGGGTCGACACGCCACCCTCGTGGATGGTGCTGTACAACGCGTACCGACCCTTGGGCAGCCGCAGGACGCCGCCGCCCGGTGTCGCGGCGAGGGTGCTGAACTCGCCGGTGGTCAGGTTCGCCGCCACTGTCGTGTACTCGGTGGCCGGCTTGCCGTCGCGCCCGGTGTGGTTGAGCCGTACGTCGTAGCTCTCGATCTCACGGTTCAGCACGAAGGGCGTCCGTACCCGCAGGTCGCCGGCGCCGGTCGCGGTCAGCGCCCCCTGGTAGACGCCGTCCGGAGTGTCCACCCGGGTGTCCACAGTGATCGTCGCCTCGGCGCGGCCGCCGGCCGGCACCACGAGCGTGGCCGGGCTGACGGTGAGCATGCCGGCCGGGGCCGGGGCGATGGCCAACGTCAGGGTGACCGGCGCGGTGCCCGTGTTGCGGTAGCCGACGACCTGGGTGATCGGGCTGTCGTCGGCGTGCGGCCAACGCTGCACCGGGAAGTCGATGGCGGCGATGTCGGTGGCGACCGGCTGGGCGACCGCGCGGGCGATGTCCACCCGGCCGGCGCCCTGCTCGTAGATGGTGTCCTCGCCGGTCGGCTTGGCCGAGTCCATCAGGGCGGCCTTGAGCTGCGGGCCGGTCCAGTCCGGGTGCTGCCCGGCGAGGATCGCGGCGGTGCCGGCCACGTGCGGGGTCGCCATCGACGTACCCGACATGGTGGCGTAGTCGCCGCCGGGGGCGGCGGCCACGATGTCGACGCCCGGCGCGCTGATCTCGGGCTTGATGTGGTTGTCGCCGACGCGCGGGCCCCGGCTGGAGAAGTAGGCCCGCTGGTCGTCGGCGTCGACGGCGGCGACGGCGAGTGCGTCGTCGGCGGAGGCCGGCGAGGAGACCGACTTCGGCTTCCCCTCGTTGCCGGCCGCGACCACGAAGAGGGTGCCGTACCTGTGGCTCAGCTCCTGGACCGCGGTCTCCAGCGGATCCAGGCTGGGCGCGTCGTCGCCGCCCACGCTCAGGTTGACCACAGGGGCCTGCGGCGCGAGCCACTGCATGCCGGTGATGATGTCCGAGTCCTGGCATTCGGTGGTGGCGCAGACCTTGCCGACGAGCAGCTTCGCCCCCGGCGCGACCCCGCGATACCTGCCACCGGAGGCGGCGCCGCTGCCGACGATCGTCGACGCCACGTGGGTGCCGTGGCCGACCGCGTCGCTCGGGTCGTCGCCACCGGTGAAGTCCCGGACCTCGGTGAGGTGGCCGGCGAAGTCGGGGTGACTGGCGTCGATCCCGGTGTCCAGCACACCGACGGTCACGCCGGTGCCGTCGAAACCGGCCTGCCAGGCCGCCGGGGCACCGATCTGCGGAACGCTGCGATCGAGGGAGACCTTGCGCTTGCCGTCCAGCCAGATGTGGGTGACCCCGGCGGTGAGGGTGCGCGCGGACGGCGTACCCCGGGTGAGCGACGCCCACAGCGTCACCCGGTCGTCGCGGTCCGCCCGGACCGCGAGCGCGTGCGCGGCCGGGAGGTCGGCCCGCACCCGCCCGGCACCCCCGGTGGTCGCGGTCCGCGCCCGCGCCGCCATGTTCTCGGGGTACGCGACAAGCAGCGGCAGCTCGGCCGCCCGGTCGTCGTAGCCGAACTCGCCGAGCGTGGTGAGGTCGAACAGGCGCCGGTCGAGCCGCCCGTCCCGCACCAGTGGCATCGCGTCCACCGGGACGACGTACTGGTGACCGTCCTCCCGGCTGCTCACGAACCGCATGGCGGCCCGACCCGGCCCGCGCTGGATCTGCGGGCGACCCGCCGCGTCCAGCGAGACCCGGTCCCCGGTGATCAGGGTGAACGTTCCGGTGGCGCCGGGAGCGGTGGCCGCCGGGCTCTCCTGCGCGTTCGCCGGTTGGGCGGTCAGGCCCGCCGCAACCAGCGCGGTCGCGAGTACGCCGGCTGTCAGGGCGCGTCGTTGCCGTCGTCGCACATCGTCCTCTCCGCCACGGGCGTCTCCCGGGTCGGCACGATGACGCCTGGCCAGGTCGTCAGGTTGATCACTCCGGTGTGACAGAGGCCACAATCCCGCCCCGCGCCGACGCGACAGGTCCACCCGGGCGAGTTCCATGCGGCGGTGACCAGGGGACGAGGCATGGGAGGGCACCTGTCGGATGCGTGACGCCGAAGAGTTCGACGCCCTCTACGCGGCCTGCGCGGGTCGGGTCGTGGGTCACGTGTACGCGCTCACCGGCAACCGTGCCGAGGCCGAGGACGCCGTCGCCGAGGCGTTCATGCGGGCCTGGCAGCGGTGGCGGACGGTGCGGGAGACGGACAGTCCGGAGGCGTGGGTCCGCCGGGTGGCCTCCCGGATCGCGGTGAGCAGTTGGCGCAAGGCATTCAACCGGGTACGCGCACACCGCCGGGCCGCTGTCGACCAGGGCGTGCCCGGACTGAACGAGGACCACGTCGCACTGTTGCAGGCGCTGCAACGGCTGAGCGCCAACGAGCGGCGGGCCGTCGTGCTGCACCACCTCAACGATCTCAGCGTCGCGGAGGTGGCGGCCGAGATGCAGGCTCCCGTCGGGACCGTGAAGACGTACCTCGCCCGTGGTCGGAGAGCGATGGCCGGGTTGCTGACCGATGCGCACCAGGAGGAGACCTCCCATGGCTGATCCGCGCGACGATCTCACCGCGATCGTGGACGAGGTCCGGCGAGTCGCCACGCTGCCGGGGGCGCAGACGTTGCGGCACCGCAGCGACAGGCGTCGGCGGCGCCGGGCGGCCGTCGGCGCGGCGGGGCTGGCCGTGGTGACCATCGCCGCTGGCACCACCCTGTTGCAGCCGCGGAACACCGTCGAGACGCCGGACGTCGGCCCGGCCACCCAGGTCGCGCCGCCCGTGGTCCCGTCCGCGACCGCCCCGGCGGGACCGCAGGAGATCCTCGGCGGCCGGCGGCAGGTCCAGATCGTGCTGCCCGGCATGCGTGGAGCCACGTTGGCGATCGACAGCGACGGCGACCAGGTGCGGGCCACCACCGAACAGGGCATCGATGACCGGGCGCTGTGGGTGCTGCGCCCCGAGGGCGACAGGTACCGCATCCTCCTGGCGTCCGGTGCCAACGCGATCTGCATGACCGCCGTGCACGACGCCGCGCCGGGCAGCGTACGCGGACGGGCATGTGATGCCGCCGCCTCGACGCAGCTCTTCCGGATCGATCAGGTTCCCGACGGCAGCTACTCGATCTTCCAGGGCAAGCGTTACGTCCAGGTGGTCGACGGCACCAACGCCCTGGTCCCCGACCTGCCCGAGGGACTCACCACCACGTACGAGTTCCAGGATCGCGGGCCTGCCCCGCGTTGATTGTCGAAACCTTTCCGATACCTGGTGCGGGGCGACCCGTGCTCCCACCCGCGCTCCTGCAGGCGGAGATGCCCGGCGGCGGGGGTCGAAGACTCGCCTGAGGGGGCGGGAGGTGTCGAAAGTTTCGGCAAAATATTGACACCTGACGATCGAAGCGCCCAAGCTTTACCTGGCTGGCATTCGTGATCTTCGATTACGTCTCGTTCCTTCCTTTCCATTACCACTCGGAAGGAGAGCCCCGTGATCATCAGCTCGGGCCGCTCTAGGACCCGTTCGGTGGTCGTCGCGCTTGCGGTAGCAGCGCTCACGGTCGCCGGATCGGTATCGGTAGCAACACGAACCATTAACGCCCAAGCCGCCGTGGGCCCGCTGGCCGCGGCAGTGGAGGACGAAGGCGCCGACTGCGTGGTGTCCGGTCTGCCGGACCTGGGCTCGCTGCCCACCAACGCCAAGCTTCCCGACCCCTTCAAGAAGCTGAACGGCCAAACCATCACCTCGAAGTCCGACTGGCGCTGTCGCCGGGCCGAGATCAAGGAGTTGGCGGAGAAGTTCGTCTTCGGCGACAAGCCCGCCAAGCCCGCGACCGTCACGGGGACGGTGTCCAACAGCAACGTCACAGTCAACGTGTCACACAGCGGCAGGAGTTCCAGCTTCTCGGCGCGGGTCGAGCTGCCCAGCGGCACCGGTCCCTTCCCGGCCGTCGTGGTCGTCGGCGGGTTCGGCGCGGACACGGCCACCATCAAGGCCGCCGGCGCTGCCGTGATCAGCTACGACCCGTTGGCTGTCGGGCGCGAGGGCACTCCTCGGAACAACAAGCAGGGCGCGTTCTACAGCATCTACGGCTCGTCGAGCAGCACGGGACTGCTCGCTGCCTGGGGCTGGGGCGTGAGCCGGATCATCGACGTCATCGAGCAGTCCGACGGCAGGATCCTCAAGGCGGACGCGATGGGCGTCACCGGTTGCTCCCGTTACGGCAAGGGCGCCTTCGCGATCGGTGTGTTCGACCAGCGCATCGCCCTGACCATGCCGATCGAGTCGGGCAGCGCGGGCGTCCCCATCTTCCGCGGCATTCCCGGCGAGGGCGCGCAGAGCCTGAGCAGCGCGTACGGGGAGCAGCCCTGGTTGGGCGACGCGTTCGGCTCCTTCACCAGCAGCCCGAACCGGCTCCCGGTGGACACGCACGAGATGGTCGCCATGGTGGCGCCACGCGGACTGTTCATCATGGACAACCCGCACATCGCCAACCTCGGACCCCGATCGGCGAGCGTGGCGGCCCTGGGCGGTGCGGAGGTCTACAAGGCGCTCGGCGCCGGTGACAACATCACCTACTGGTCCGACGTGCAGGACGGGAGCCACTGCGCCAACCGCTCGGAGTGGCGTACCCCGTTGCAGAACAACATCCGGAAGTTCCTGCTGAAGACGGGCAACGAGCCGGGTGTGATCCGGATTTCCAGCAGGGCGCTCGGCCGGTTGGCCGACTGGCGGGACTGGCCGACGCCGGTCCTGTCTGACGGCCCGACCACGCCGCCGCCCACCACGCCGCCGCCCACCACGCCGCCGCCCACCACGCCGCCCCCGACCACGCCGCCCCCGACCACGCCGCCTCCGACCACGCCCCCGCCCACCACCCCGCCACCGGGCGGTGCTGGCTGTGCGGCGGCGGTGTCGGTCAACCAGTGGACGGGTGGCTTCGTCGCCACGGTGCGGGTGACCGCCGGCGCCGCACCGGTGACTGGCTGGACGGTCACCATGACACTGCCGGCGGGTGCCGGCATCACAAGCGTCTGGAGCGCCAACCGGAGCGGCGACACCGGCACGGTCCGGTTCACCAACGTGGCCTACAACGGCGCCGTCGCAGCCGGGCAGTCGACCGAGTTCGGCTACCAGGGCACCGGCACCGGTGCGGGGATGGTCCCCACCTGCTCGGCCGCGTGACTCTCCGGCCCGGTGCGGAGGTCGCAAGCCTCCGCGCCGGGCCGTGCGGGCCTGCGCGTCAGAGCCAGACCACGATCCCGGTCAGGTCGTTGAGGACGGCGGCCACGCCCGCCCGGACGGCCGCCGCGCAGCGGTCCGCGGTGAACGAGTTCGGGTCGTACGTCGAGGACATGCCGAGCCCCTCACCGCGGAACGACGCGCCGTCCCAGTCGACAGCTGTCACGTTGTGGGTGGGCTCCGCCAGTTCCGCGCCCACCACGAGGAACTTCTCGTCCAGGTGGTTGGGCGTGACCAGCGCGAGCCCGTCGATGAGGTCGTTGCCCGCGCTGACGATGAGGTCCGGGCCCATCTCCATCGCCTTGGCGATGCTGGGAACGGCGTCGTGCGCGTTGCCGACGACGATCGTCCTGAGGTCGACGTGCTCGTCGTCGGCCCACTCCTTGACCGCCGTCACGAGGGCCTTGGTCGGGTTGTCCGCACCGCTGGTCAGCAGGACGACCCGGTAGTCCTTCGGCGGGTGGACGTCGGCCCACGAGCCCGGCTGCGGCGTGATGGTCGCCTCGGGCGCGGGCTTCGTGGAGGGGTCGACGAACCCCGGGCCGAGCGTGCCGATGGCGCTGGGCGCCGGACGTGGCTCGGACCAGTCGTCGCTGGAGTTGCAGGCGGTGACCAGCGCGGCGGTCGCGGCCAGCAGGGCAACGGCCCGAAGCGGGGGGCGCAAGGTGATCGTCCTCCGGATGGTGGCGGAAAGTGCGCGTACTTCTTCGTATTCCTATCTCAGTTCCAGTCACCGGTAATCGGTGGGCGGCCGTTCGAGGACTTTGTTCTCCGGCGGTTCGCCGGTGTGCGGGTTGGTGTTCACCCACGCCATGCAACGTGCACTGGCCAACCAAGGGAGTCGAATGTCAGGCCGCATCCGCCGTACCGTTATCGTCGCCGCTGTCGGTTTCGCCGCAGCGGTTGTTCCGTTTCTGGGTTCCGAGGCGGCCTCCGCGCACGGCTTCTCGTCGACTGTGTACACGAAAATTGCAGCGGGAGATGAGGGTCACATTCGGACCGGGGTGGAGCTCGAATACGACCTCCTCGTCGTTTCCGCCGCGGATGCCGGTGACGACGACCCGCTCTTCCAGGCGGGAACCGCCGCGTTCGAGGCGGGCGACACCGCTGCCCAGGCCGCCGCACTGAAGAGTCACGCGGCGGCGGTCCTCGGGTACGTCTCCGACCGGTTCTCGGTGAGTTCCCGGGGTGCGGCCTGCCGGCCGACCCAGGTGGGTGACGCGACGATCGGCGAGCGCGAGGGCGTGCCGTACGCGGACCTGCTGCTCGACTGGACCTGCCCCGAGCGGGCCGACGAGCACGTGGTGCGCAGCGGCCTCTTCCCGGACGGCGAGGGGTACGTCAAGGGCACGAAGACGATCGTCACCTACGAGATCGACGGCCGTTCGGGCAGCGCGGCGCTCGACGCCGCCAACCCGTCCTTCTCGACCGCGCAGGCCTGGTACGAGCGGTTCGGCGAGTTCTTTCTCCTGGGTGCCGAGCATCTGCTGACCGGGATCGACCACATCCTGTTCCTGCTGGCGCTCATCGCCGGGTCGCGGCGGCTTCGGGAAATCGTGCTCGCGGCCACCAGCTTCACCCTGGCGCACTCGGTGACGTTCATGCTCGCCGCGCTCGGCCTGGTCGAGGTGCCCGGGGCGATCGTGGAACCGATCATCGCGTTGTCGATCGCGGTGGTCGCCGGCTGGCACCTGTGGGGGATCTGGCGGCGCGGCGAGCACGCGACCGACCTGGAGACGGCCGGGCGCGGGCACTTCAGCCTCGACCGGGCCGGCTGGATCCGCCTCGGTGTGGTGTTCTGCTTCGGCCTCGTGCACGGCCTGGGCTTCGCGGGCGCGCTGGGCATCGACGAGGCGTGGTCGTGGACCCTGCTGTGGTCGCTGCTGGTGTTCAACATCGGCATCGAGGTCGTTCAGTTGACGGTTATCGCGATCATCTTCCCGCTGCTGTTCGTGCTGCGCCGTCGTGCGCCGAAAGCCGGCCTCTGGGCGACCGGGGCTGTTTCTGCGGGCGTGTCCATTATGGGGTTGATCTGGTTTGTGCAGCGCATTTCCGGATCATGAGTAGGGCTAAGTAGTTCGTGAAGTGCAGTCTTTCGCAAGATCACGTTCACGGTTGGTTCATCGGGCGGCGAAAGCGTGGAATTGCTTCCCCAGCGTCGGGTGAAGGCACAATCCATTTCTCTATTTGAAAAGGGAACAATGTCGATGACATTGAGCACCTCGACACGGGCCTCCGCGCTCGTGCGGCGGCGCCTGGTCGCCGGGGTCGCAGCCGGGTTCCTCGGTTTGGGCGCGGCCCTCGGCAGCGGCCTGATGGCCACCGCGAGCGCGGCCGAGTCCACCACGATCACCGGTGTGGTCCTCGGCGTCGGCGCCAACGAGACCCAGCGCATCGTGAGCTGGTACTCCTCCGCCGACACCGCGCAGAAGATCCAGCTCGCCCCGACCGCCGAGATCGTCAACGGCGAGTTCCCGGCCGGCGCCGTCAGCTTCGACGCCGTTGGTGCGGCGAACACCTCCACCACCGGGTTCAACCGGCACGCCACGATCAGCAACCTGCGCGAGAACACGGCGTACTCGTACCGGGTCGGCGCCGAGGGCAGCTGGTCCCCGGCGTACGCCTTCAAGACGCAGGACTTCGAGGGCGACTACGACTTCCTGTTCTTCGGCGACCCGCAGATCGGCTCCTCCGGTGACCGGCTGAAGGACCAGGCCGGCTGGGAGGACACCCTGAAGGTCGCCACCGCGGCCAACCCGAACGCCGAGCTGCTGGTGTCCGCCGGCGACCACGTCGAGAGCGCCAACGACGAGGGTCAGTGGACCTCGTTCCTGGCCCCCGACCAGCTGCGTCAGGTCCCCCTCGTCGCCACCATCGGTAACCACGACGTCGGCGGCAAGTCCTACGAGCAGCACCACTTCACCCCGAACACCGACCGCTCGGCCCAGTACTACAACGGGGACCAGGCGACCCGGTCCGGCGGCGACTACTGGTTCATCCACAAGGATGTGCTGTTCATCGACCTGAACAGCAACAGCTACGCCAACCCGGCGGACGGCTCCGCCGGCGGCGACGCGGCGCACGTCGCGTACGTCACCGACGTCATCAACAAGCACGGCTCCGAGGCCAAGTGGAAGGTGCTTGTCTACCACCACTCGATCTACTCGCCGGCCAGCCACGCGACCGACACCGACAACAAGCAGCGGCGGGAGGACTTCACCACCGCGTTCTCCAACCTCGGCGTCGACATGGTGCTGCAGGGGCACGACCACAGCTACTCCCGTAGCTACTCGATCAAGAACGGTCAGAAGGAGAACCCGGCCGAGCAGCCGGGTGCCGCCGAGGTTTTCCCCGGCCCGGGCGGCGTCATCTACGTGACTGCCAACTCGGCCTCCGGCTCGAAGTACTACGACATCAAGAAGCCGGACAGCACCGGGACGGGCATCCGCGGCAACGGCCCGGACCCGCTCGACCCGAACAAGTACTGGTACAACTCGTCGCAGAACCAGGAGCACGTCCGCAGCTACGTCAAGGTGCAGGTGCGCGGCGACAAGCTGGTCCTGGCCAACGTTCGCAGCGGCACCTGCGCGGCGCCGAACGCGGCCGTCGAGAAGGGCCTCTCCTGCGTCAACACCCCGGATGGTCAGCCGGTCGGCTCAATCACCGACAAGGTGACGGTGCACCCGTTCCACGGTGACGGTCAGGCCATCCAGGTCAACGTGCCGAACCCGGCTCCGGGCGAGTTCGGCTGGACGATCGACGGCTACAACGGTCTGGTCGACCTGGGTACCGCGCAGGAGCGCAACGGCACCTACTTCCAGGCCAACGGCAAGATCAACCCGATCCTCGTGTCGGACAGCCGCCGGTCGCTCGCCCCGTGGTCGATCTCGGCCAACGTCGGCGACTTCCAGGACGCCGACAAGAAGTTCTCCGGCTCCTACCTCGGCTGGAACCCGTACGTGCTCGACGCCGGCGCGGGCGCCGAGGCCGGTGCCCCGGTCCTGTCGTCGCTCGACGACCAGGGCAAGGGCCTCTCGG belongs to Micromonospora ureilytica and includes:
- a CDS encoding S8 family peptidase; amino-acid sequence: MRRRQRRALTAGVLATALVAAGLTAQPANAQESPAATAPGATGTFTLITGDRVSLDAAGRPQIQRGPGRAAMRFVSSREDGHQYVVPVDAMPLVRDGRLDRRLFDLTTLGEFGYDDRAAELPLLVAYPENMAARARTATTGGAGRVRADLPAAHALAVRADRDDRVTLWASLTRGTPSARTLTAGVTHIWLDGKRKVSLDRSVPQIGAPAAWQAGFDGTGVTVGVLDTGIDASHPDFAGHLTEVRDFTGGDDPSDAVGHGTHVASTIVGSGAASGGRYRGVAPGAKLLVGKVCATTECQDSDIITGMQWLAPQAPVVNLSVGGDDAPSLDPLETAVQELSHRYGTLFVVAAGNEGKPKSVSSPASADDALAVAAVDADDQRAYFSSRGPRVGDNHIKPEISAPGVDIVAAAPGGDYATMSGTSMATPHVAGTAAILAGQHPDWTGPQLKAALMDSAKPTGEDTIYEQGAGRVDIARAVAQPVATDIAAIDFPVQRWPHADDSPITQVVGYRNTGTAPVTLTLAIAPAPAGMLTVSPATLVVPAGGRAEATITVDTRVDTPDGVYQGALTATGAGDLRVRTPFVLNREIESYDVRLNHTGRDGKPATEYTTVAANLTTGEFSTLAATPGGGVLRLPKGRYALYSTIHEGGVSTLLAQPVLDVRGPVTEAVDARSAKPVALTVPQHDAAPISINVSANWDDGMRYPGVQLSGVSFADVFFGRIGPAVAAPEFTATLGVGLARPGKDRTFRNSPYTYDLAYVGTGDMFTGLTRKLSPKNLATVKTTYRSQSTTTTATRFHRASAPGGSGPIGSNTPVDLPFKGTEYYNTDGGIVWTSTFVEGDNSTTQDSTVTSGRTYTQTWNAAPFGPTVTQAPTLSPLGYAGRDGDTISIASVPLFGDAAGRPASRDDQPVRFRLLRDGKEIGTSDSAWAEFAVPAGKASYRLEASATRGAPDTLSTSVSVAWTFTSAHTTSPQRLPLTTARPTPVLDDTNTARTGRIMAIPVALDRQAGSKAAPNRTLGVSASFDDGRTWVALPVLRNVALIVHPRRAGFVSLRLTATDTAGNTVTQTIQRAYRIA
- a CDS encoding FN3 domain-containing metallophosphoesterase family protein — protein: MTLSTSTRASALVRRRLVAGVAAGFLGLGAALGSGLMATASAAESTTITGVVLGVGANETQRIVSWYSSADTAQKIQLAPTAEIVNGEFPAGAVSFDAVGAANTSTTGFNRHATISNLRENTAYSYRVGAEGSWSPAYAFKTQDFEGDYDFLFFGDPQIGSSGDRLKDQAGWEDTLKVATAANPNAELLVSAGDHVESANDEGQWTSFLAPDQLRQVPLVATIGNHDVGGKSYEQHHFTPNTDRSAQYYNGDQATRSGGDYWFIHKDVLFIDLNSNSYANPADGSAGGDAAHVAYVTDVINKHGSEAKWKVLVYHHSIYSPASHATDTDNKQRREDFTTAFSNLGVDMVLQGHDHSYSRSYSIKNGQKENPAEQPGAAEVFPGPGGVIYVTANSASGSKYYDIKKPDSTGTGIRGNGPDPLDPNKYWYNSSQNQEHVRSYVKVQVRGDKLVLANVRSGTCAAPNAAVEKGLSCVNTPDGQPVGSITDKVTVHPFHGDGQAIQVNVPNPAPGEFGWTIDGYNGLVDLGTAQERNGTYFQANGKINPILVSDSRRSLAPWSISANVGDFQDADKKFSGSYLGWNPYVLDAGAGAEAGAPVLSSLDDQGKGLSVSSALAAAAQGHPRGGAKLGADLDLKIPDSIAKGSYRTTLTITALSS
- a CDS encoding HupE/UreJ family protein, which produces MELEYDLLVVSAADAGDDDPLFQAGTAAFEAGDTAAQAAALKSHAAAVLGYVSDRFSVSSRGAACRPTQVGDATIGEREGVPYADLLLDWTCPERADEHVVRSGLFPDGEGYVKGTKTIVTYEIDGRSGSAALDAANPSFSTAQAWYERFGEFFLLGAEHLLTGIDHILFLLALIAGSRRLREIVLAATSFTLAHSVTFMLAALGLVEVPGAIVEPIIALSIAVVAGWHLWGIWRRGEHATDLETAGRGHFSLDRAGWIRLGVVFCFGLVHGLGFAGALGIDEAWSWTLLWSLLVFNIGIEVVQLTVIAIIFPLLFVLRRRAPKAGLWATGAVSAGVSIMGLIWFVQRISGS
- a CDS encoding glucuronyl esterase domain-containing protein, which encodes MIISSGRSRTRSVVVALAVAALTVAGSVSVATRTINAQAAVGPLAAAVEDEGADCVVSGLPDLGSLPTNAKLPDPFKKLNGQTITSKSDWRCRRAEIKELAEKFVFGDKPAKPATVTGTVSNSNVTVNVSHSGRSSSFSARVELPSGTGPFPAVVVVGGFGADTATIKAAGAAVISYDPLAVGREGTPRNNKQGAFYSIYGSSSSTGLLAAWGWGVSRIIDVIEQSDGRILKADAMGVTGCSRYGKGAFAIGVFDQRIALTMPIESGSAGVPIFRGIPGEGAQSLSSAYGEQPWLGDAFGSFTSSPNRLPVDTHEMVAMVAPRGLFIMDNPHIANLGPRSASVAALGGAEVYKALGAGDNITYWSDVQDGSHCANRSEWRTPLQNNIRKFLLKTGNEPGVIRISSRALGRLADWRDWPTPVLSDGPTTPPPTTPPPTTPPPTTPPPTTPPPTTPPPTTPPPTTPPPGGAGCAAAVSVNQWTGGFVATVRVTAGAAPVTGWTVTMTLPAGAGITSVWSANRSGDTGTVRFTNVAYNGAVAAGQSTEFGYQGTGTGAGMVPTCSAA
- a CDS encoding sigma-70 family RNA polymerase sigma factor, which codes for MRDAEEFDALYAACAGRVVGHVYALTGNRAEAEDAVAEAFMRAWQRWRTVRETDSPEAWVRRVASRIAVSSWRKAFNRVRAHRRAAVDQGVPGLNEDHVALLQALQRLSANERRAVVLHHLNDLSVAEVAAEMQAPVGTVKTYLARGRRAMAGLLTDAHQEETSHG